A window from Mus caroli chromosome 2, CAROLI_EIJ_v1.1, whole genome shotgun sequence encodes these proteins:
- the Miga2 gene encoding mitoguardin 2 isoform X3 — translation MSGSPGPGGSRGCVAPWVERERTWVREETPGPGTLRASKSMVAGTPPALWKDLLCVPLSCWGVDGTQDPARDQLKTFSLQALTPGGPVSGGGPTMAFRRTEGMSMIQALAMTVAEIPVFLYTTFGQSAFSQLRLTPGLRKVLFATALGTVALALAAHQLKRRRRKKKQVGPEMGVEQLGTVPMPILMARKVPSVKKGCSSRRVQSPSSKSNDTLSGISSIEPSKHSGSSHSLASMVVVNSSSPTAACSGSWEARGMEESVPTTDGSAESLYVQGMELFEEALQKWEQALSVGQRGDGGSTPTPGDSLQNPDTASEALSEPESQRREFAEKLESLLHRAYHLQEEFGSTFPSDSMLLDLERTLMLPLTEGSLRLRADDEDSLTSEDSFFSATEIFESLQIGEYPLPLSRPAAAYEEALQLVKEGRVPCRTLRTELLGCYSDQDFLAKLHCVRQAFEGLLEERSNQVFFGEVGRQMVTGLMTKAEKSPKGFLESYEEMLSYALRPETWATTRLELEGRGVACMSFFDIVLDFILMDAFEDLENPPSSVLAVLRNRWLSDSFKETALATACWSVLKAKRRLLMVPDGFISHFYSVSEHVSPVLAFGFLGPKPQLSEVCAFFKHQIVQYLRDMFDLDNVRYTSVPALAEDILQLSRRRSEILLGYLGAPVASSIGLNGPLPRENGPLEELQ, via the exons ATGAGTGGATCCCCTGGACCAGGCGGCTCGAGAGGATGCGTGGCTCCGTGGGTGGAACGAGAAAGGACCTGGGTCAGAGAGGAGACTCCCGGGCCTGGAACGCTGCGAGCATCTAAAAGTATGGTCGCGGGCACCCCCCCAG CTTTGTGGAAGGACCTGTTATGTGTGCCCCTGTCCTGCTGGGGAGTGGATGGTACCCAGGACCCAGCCAGAGACCAGCTGAAGACATTCTCCTTGCAAGCTCTCACCCCAGGAGGTCCCGTCTCGGGTGGTGGGCCTACCATGGCATTCCGGAGGACTGAGGGTATGTCCATGATCCAGGCTCTGGCCATGACTGTGGCTGAGATTCCAGTGTTCCTGTACACGACTTTTGGTCAG TCCGCGTTCTCCCAGCTGCGGTTGACACCAGGCCTGAGGAAGGTCCTTTTTGCCACAGCCCTTGGGACTGTGGCCTTGGCCCTGGCTGCCCACCAGCTGAAAAGGCGCCGGCGGAAGAAGAAGCAGGTGGGCCCTGAGATGGGAGTTGAGCAGCTGGGCACGGTACCCATGCCCATCCTCATGGCCCGCAAGGTTCCTTCGGTGAAGAAAG GCTGCTCCAGCAGGAGGGTTCAGAGCCCCAGCAGCAAGAGCAACGACACTCTTAGTGGCATCTCCTCCATCGAGCCCAGCAAGCACTCAGGCTCCTCCCACAGCTTGGCCTCG ATGGTAGTGGTCAATTCATCCAGCCCTACAGCTGCGTGCTCAGGTTCATGGGAAGCCAGAGGGATGGAAGAGTCTGTGCCCACCACTGATGGCAGTGCCGAGAGCCTCTATGTGCAAG gcATGGAGCTGTTTGAGGAAGCCCTGCAGAAATGGGAGCAGGCACTGAGTGTGGGCCAGAGAGGGGATGGAGGCAGCACCCCCACACCAGGCGACAGCCTCCAGAACCCAGACACTGCGTCAGAAGCACTGTCAGAG CCAGAGTCCCAACGAAGGGAGTTTGCTGAGAAGCTGGAGTCCCTGCTGCACCGGGCCTACCACCTGCAGGAAGAGTTCGGCTCCACCTTCCCCTCCGACAGCATGCTGCTGGATCTTG AGAGGACCCTAATGCTGCCACTGACTGAGGGCTCACTGCGTCTGCGAGCTGACGATGAAGACAGCCTGACTTCTGAAGACTCCTTTTTCTCAGCCACTGAG ATCTTTGAGTCCCTGCAGATCGGCGAGTACCCGCTTCCTCTCTCCAGGCCTGCTGCTGCCTACGAGGAGGCTCTGCAGCtggtgaaggaaggaagagtccCTTGCCGAacactcag GACAGAGCTGCTGGGCTGCTACAGTGACCAGGACTTCCTAGCCAAGCTGCATTGTGTACGGCAGGCCTTTGAG GGGCTTCTAGAAGAAAGAAGCAACCAGGTCTTCTTTGGGGAGGTCGGCCGGCAGATGGTGACGGGCCTGATGACCAAGGCTGAGAAG AGTCCCAAAGGCTTCCTGGAGAGCTATGAGGAGATGCTGAGCTACGCCCTGCGGCCTGAGACCTGGGCTACCACCCGGCTGGAGCTGGAGGGCAGAGGG GTGGCCTGCATGAGCTTCTTCGACATCGTGCTGGACTTCATCCTCATGGATGCTTTTGAGGACCTAGAGAACCCTCCGTCTTCGGTGCTTGCTGTCCTGCGGAACCGCTGGCTGTCTGACAGCTTCAAAGAAACA GCCCTAGCCACCGCGTGCTGGTCTGTCCTGAAAGCCAAGAGGAGGCTCCTGATG GTGCCTGATGGCTTCATCTCCCATTTCTACTCCGTATCGGAGCATGTTAGCCCTGTGTTGGCCTTTGGCTTCCTCGGACCCAAGCCCCAGCTCTCGGAAGTCTGTGCTTTCTTCAAG CACCAGATTGTGCAATACCTGAGGGACATGTTCGACCTGGACAACGTGCGCTACACATCTGTGCCAGCCCTAGCAGAAGACATCCTACAGCTGTCCCGGCGTCGCAGCGAGATTCTATTGGGCTACCTGGGGGCACCTGTGGCTAGTAGCATCGGGCTGAATGGGCCACTGCCTCGAGAAAATGGGCCCCTGGAAGAGCTGCAGTAA
- the Miga2 gene encoding mitoguardin 2 isoform X2 has translation MAFRRTEGMSMIQALAMTVAEIPVFLYTTFGQSAFSQLRLTPGLRKVLFATALGTVALALAAHQLKRRRRKKKQVGPEMGVEQLGTVPMPILMARKVPSVKKGCSSRRVQSPSSKSNDTLSGISSIEPSKHSGSSHSLASMVVVNSSSPTAACSGSWEARGMEESVPTTDGSAESLYVQGMELFEEALQKWEQALSVGQRGDGGSTPTPGDSLQNPDTASEALSEPESQRREFAEKLESLLHRAYHLQEEFGSTFPSDSMLLDLERTLMLPLTEGSLRLRADDEDSLTSEDSFFSATEIFESLQIGEYPLPLSRPAAAYEEALQLVKEGRVPCRTLRTELLGCYSDQDFLAKLHCVRQAFEGLLEERSNQVFFGEVGRQMVTGLMTKAEKSPKGFLESYEEMLSYALRPETWATTRLELEGRGVACMSFFDIVLDFILMDAFEDLENPPSSVLAVLRNRWLSDSFKETALATACWSVLKAKRRLLMVPDGFISHFYSVSEHVSPVLAFGFLGPKPQLSEVCAFFKHQIVQYLRDMFDLDNVRYTSVPALAEDILQLSRRRSEILLGYLGAPVASSIGLNGPLPRENGPLEELQ, from the exons ATGGCATTCCGGAGGACTGAGGGTATGTCCATGATCCAGGCTCTGGCCATGACTGTGGCTGAGATTCCAGTGTTCCTGTACACGACTTTTGGTCAG TCCGCGTTCTCCCAGCTGCGGTTGACACCAGGCCTGAGGAAGGTCCTTTTTGCCACAGCCCTTGGGACTGTGGCCTTGGCCCTGGCTGCCCACCAGCTGAAAAGGCGCCGGCGGAAGAAGAAGCAGGTGGGCCCTGAGATGGGAGTTGAGCAGCTGGGCACGGTACCCATGCCCATCCTCATGGCCCGCAAGGTTCCTTCGGTGAAGAAAG GCTGCTCCAGCAGGAGGGTTCAGAGCCCCAGCAGCAAGAGCAACGACACTCTTAGTGGCATCTCCTCCATCGAGCCCAGCAAGCACTCAGGCTCCTCCCACAGCTTGGCCTCG ATGGTAGTGGTCAATTCATCCAGCCCTACAGCTGCGTGCTCAGGTTCATGGGAAGCCAGAGGGATGGAAGAGTCTGTGCCCACCACTGATGGCAGTGCCGAGAGCCTCTATGTGCAAG gcATGGAGCTGTTTGAGGAAGCCCTGCAGAAATGGGAGCAGGCACTGAGTGTGGGCCAGAGAGGGGATGGAGGCAGCACCCCCACACCAGGCGACAGCCTCCAGAACCCAGACACTGCGTCAGAAGCACTGTCAGAG CCAGAGTCCCAACGAAGGGAGTTTGCTGAGAAGCTGGAGTCCCTGCTGCACCGGGCCTACCACCTGCAGGAAGAGTTCGGCTCCACCTTCCCCTCCGACAGCATGCTGCTGGATCTTG AGAGGACCCTAATGCTGCCACTGACTGAGGGCTCACTGCGTCTGCGAGCTGACGATGAAGACAGCCTGACTTCTGAAGACTCCTTTTTCTCAGCCACTGAG ATCTTTGAGTCCCTGCAGATCGGCGAGTACCCGCTTCCTCTCTCCAGGCCTGCTGCTGCCTACGAGGAGGCTCTGCAGCtggtgaaggaaggaagagtccCTTGCCGAacactcag GACAGAGCTGCTGGGCTGCTACAGTGACCAGGACTTCCTAGCCAAGCTGCATTGTGTACGGCAGGCCTTTGAG GGGCTTCTAGAAGAAAGAAGCAACCAGGTCTTCTTTGGGGAGGTCGGCCGGCAGATGGTGACGGGCCTGATGACCAAGGCTGAGAAG AGTCCCAAAGGCTTCCTGGAGAGCTATGAGGAGATGCTGAGCTACGCCCTGCGGCCTGAGACCTGGGCTACCACCCGGCTGGAGCTGGAGGGCAGAGGG GTGGCCTGCATGAGCTTCTTCGACATCGTGCTGGACTTCATCCTCATGGATGCTTTTGAGGACCTAGAGAACCCTCCGTCTTCGGTGCTTGCTGTCCTGCGGAACCGCTGGCTGTCTGACAGCTTCAAAGAAACA GCCCTAGCCACCGCGTGCTGGTCTGTCCTGAAAGCCAAGAGGAGGCTCCTGATG GTGCCTGATGGCTTCATCTCCCATTTCTACTCCGTATCGGAGCATGTTAGCCCTGTGTTGGCCTTTGGCTTCCTCGGACCCAAGCCCCAGCTCTCGGAAGTCTGTGCTTTCTTCAAG CACCAGATTGTGCAATACCTGAGGGACATGTTCGACCTGGACAACGTGCGCTACACATCTGTGCCAGCCCTAGCAGAAGACATCCTACAGCTGTCCCGGCGTCGCAGCGAGATTCTATTGGGCTACCTGGGGGCACCTGTGGCTAGTAGCATCGGGCTGAATGGGCCACTGCCTCGAGAAAATGGGCCCCTGGAAGAGCTGCAGTAA
- the Miga2 gene encoding mitoguardin 2 isoform X1 produces MSGSPGPGGSRGCVAPWVERERTWVREETPGPGTLRASKTLWKDLLCVPLSCWGVDGTQDPARDQLKTFSLQALTPGGPVSGGGPTMAFRRTEGMSMIQALAMTVAEIPVFLYTTFGQSAFSQLRLTPGLRKVLFATALGTVALALAAHQLKRRRRKKKQVGPEMGVEQLGTVPMPILMARKVPSVKKGCSSRRVQSPSSKSNDTLSGISSIEPSKHSGSSHSLASMVVVNSSSPTAACSGSWEARGMEESVPTTDGSAESLYVQGMELFEEALQKWEQALSVGQRGDGGSTPTPGDSLQNPDTASEALSEPESQRREFAEKLESLLHRAYHLQEEFGSTFPSDSMLLDLERTLMLPLTEGSLRLRADDEDSLTSEDSFFSATEIFESLQIGEYPLPLSRPAAAYEEALQLVKEGRVPCRTLRTELLGCYSDQDFLAKLHCVRQAFEGLLEERSNQVFFGEVGRQMVTGLMTKAEKSPKGFLESYEEMLSYALRPETWATTRLELEGRGVACMSFFDIVLDFILMDAFEDLENPPSSVLAVLRNRWLSDSFKETALATACWSVLKAKRRLLMVPDGFISHFYSVSEHVSPVLAFGFLGPKPQLSEVCAFFKHQIVQYLRDMFDLDNVRYTSVPALAEDILQLSRRRSEILLGYLGAPVASSIGLNGPLPRENGPLEELQ; encoded by the exons ATGAGTGGATCCCCTGGACCAGGCGGCTCGAGAGGATGCGTGGCTCCGTGGGTGGAACGAGAAAGGACCTGGGTCAGAGAGGAGACTCCCGGGCCTGGAACGCTGCGAGCATCTAAAA CTTTGTGGAAGGACCTGTTATGTGTGCCCCTGTCCTGCTGGGGAGTGGATGGTACCCAGGACCCAGCCAGAGACCAGCTGAAGACATTCTCCTTGCAAGCTCTCACCCCAGGAGGTCCCGTCTCGGGTGGTGGGCCTACCATGGCATTCCGGAGGACTGAGGGTATGTCCATGATCCAGGCTCTGGCCATGACTGTGGCTGAGATTCCAGTGTTCCTGTACACGACTTTTGGTCAG TCCGCGTTCTCCCAGCTGCGGTTGACACCAGGCCTGAGGAAGGTCCTTTTTGCCACAGCCCTTGGGACTGTGGCCTTGGCCCTGGCTGCCCACCAGCTGAAAAGGCGCCGGCGGAAGAAGAAGCAGGTGGGCCCTGAGATGGGAGTTGAGCAGCTGGGCACGGTACCCATGCCCATCCTCATGGCCCGCAAGGTTCCTTCGGTGAAGAAAG GCTGCTCCAGCAGGAGGGTTCAGAGCCCCAGCAGCAAGAGCAACGACACTCTTAGTGGCATCTCCTCCATCGAGCCCAGCAAGCACTCAGGCTCCTCCCACAGCTTGGCCTCG ATGGTAGTGGTCAATTCATCCAGCCCTACAGCTGCGTGCTCAGGTTCATGGGAAGCCAGAGGGATGGAAGAGTCTGTGCCCACCACTGATGGCAGTGCCGAGAGCCTCTATGTGCAAG gcATGGAGCTGTTTGAGGAAGCCCTGCAGAAATGGGAGCAGGCACTGAGTGTGGGCCAGAGAGGGGATGGAGGCAGCACCCCCACACCAGGCGACAGCCTCCAGAACCCAGACACTGCGTCAGAAGCACTGTCAGAG CCAGAGTCCCAACGAAGGGAGTTTGCTGAGAAGCTGGAGTCCCTGCTGCACCGGGCCTACCACCTGCAGGAAGAGTTCGGCTCCACCTTCCCCTCCGACAGCATGCTGCTGGATCTTG AGAGGACCCTAATGCTGCCACTGACTGAGGGCTCACTGCGTCTGCGAGCTGACGATGAAGACAGCCTGACTTCTGAAGACTCCTTTTTCTCAGCCACTGAG ATCTTTGAGTCCCTGCAGATCGGCGAGTACCCGCTTCCTCTCTCCAGGCCTGCTGCTGCCTACGAGGAGGCTCTGCAGCtggtgaaggaaggaagagtccCTTGCCGAacactcag GACAGAGCTGCTGGGCTGCTACAGTGACCAGGACTTCCTAGCCAAGCTGCATTGTGTACGGCAGGCCTTTGAG GGGCTTCTAGAAGAAAGAAGCAACCAGGTCTTCTTTGGGGAGGTCGGCCGGCAGATGGTGACGGGCCTGATGACCAAGGCTGAGAAG AGTCCCAAAGGCTTCCTGGAGAGCTATGAGGAGATGCTGAGCTACGCCCTGCGGCCTGAGACCTGGGCTACCACCCGGCTGGAGCTGGAGGGCAGAGGG GTGGCCTGCATGAGCTTCTTCGACATCGTGCTGGACTTCATCCTCATGGATGCTTTTGAGGACCTAGAGAACCCTCCGTCTTCGGTGCTTGCTGTCCTGCGGAACCGCTGGCTGTCTGACAGCTTCAAAGAAACA GCCCTAGCCACCGCGTGCTGGTCTGTCCTGAAAGCCAAGAGGAGGCTCCTGATG GTGCCTGATGGCTTCATCTCCCATTTCTACTCCGTATCGGAGCATGTTAGCCCTGTGTTGGCCTTTGGCTTCCTCGGACCCAAGCCCCAGCTCTCGGAAGTCTGTGCTTTCTTCAAG CACCAGATTGTGCAATACCTGAGGGACATGTTCGACCTGGACAACGTGCGCTACACATCTGTGCCAGCCCTAGCAGAAGACATCCTACAGCTGTCCCGGCGTCGCAGCGAGATTCTATTGGGCTACCTGGGGGCACCTGTGGCTAGTAGCATCGGGCTGAATGGGCCACTGCCTCGAGAAAATGGGCCCCTGGAAGAGCTGCAGTAA